AAGGGCCGGGAGCGCATATGAAACACATCACCTGCATCGAGGATCTGCGCCAGGTCCATATGCGCAAAGTGCCGAAGGCGTTCTTCGATTACGCCGATCGCGGCTCCTATTCCGAGGACACGCTGCGCGCCAACGTCGATGACCTGCAGCAGATCAAGTTCCGCCAGCGCATTCTGGTCGACGTGTCGAAGCGCGACCTCTCGACCACGATCCTCGGCGAGCCCGCCGCGCTGCCGCTGATCCTCGCCCCGGTCGGGCTGACCGGCATGCAATACGGCGACGGCGAAATCCACGCCTGCCGCGCCGCGCAGGCCGCCGGCATTCCCTATACATTGAGCACGATGTCGATCTGCTCGATCGAGGATGTCGCCGCCAATGTCGACAAGCCGTTCTGGTTCCAGCTCTACGTCATGAAGGACCGCGGCTTCATCAAGGCGCTGATCGAGCGCGCCATCGCCGCGAAATGCAGCGCGCTGGTGCTGACCGTCGACCTGCAGGTGATCGGGCAGCGCCATGCCGACATCAAGAACGGCATGACGGTGCCGCCGGAATGGTCGCTGTCGAAGCTGGTCGATTTCGCCACCAAGCCGGCCTGGGTCGCGGGCGTGCTGCGCGGCAAGCGCCGCACCTTCGGCAATCTGGTCGGCCATCTCAAAGGCACCGACGATATCACCGCGCTGGGGACCTGGATCGCGACGCAGTTCGACACAACGCTGAACTGGAAGGACGTCGAGTGGATCCGCAGCATCTGGCCCGGCAAGCTGATCCTGAAGGGCATTCTCGACGTCGAGGACGCCGAGGAAGCGGCCAAGACCGGCGCGCAGGCGCTGGTGGTGTCGAACCATGGCGGCCGCCAGCTCGACGGCGCGCCATCGTCGATCGAGGTGCTGCCTGAGGTCGTCGACGCGGTCGGCACGCAGATGGAGATCCTGTTCGACGGCGGCATCCGCTCGGGCCAGGACGTGATGCGGGCGCTGGCGCTCGGCGCCAAGTCCTGCATGATCGGCCGGGCCTATATCCACGGCCTCGGCGCCTATGGCGGCCCCGGCGTCGCCAAGGCGCTCGACATCATCCGCAACGAACTCAGCGTGACCATGGGCCTGTGCGGCGTCAACACCATCGCCGAGATCGACGACCACGTGCTGGCGATTTAGGATCGGCGTGGCCGTCTTCCTTCTCCCCTTGCGGGAGAGGGGAAGGCATCGGCGGCGTCATCCGGTCGTGCCTGACGTTGGCATGAGATCGGCCTCGACCAGTTCGCGAAGTTCCGGCGTGACCTTCGGCCGCTGCCCGAACCACAATTCAAAGCCGCGCACGGCCTGGTGCAGCAGCATGCCGAGCCCGTCGGCGACCTTCAGTCCGCGCGCGCGGGCGGCCGCCAGCAACGGCGTTTCCAGCGGCACATAGACGAGATCGGCGACCACGGCGTTATCAGGCAACAGGCCGACGTCGATCTCAAGCGGCGGCTGGCCGTGCATGCCGAGCGAGGTCGTATTCACCAAAAGGCCCGCGCGCGGCAGCAGCTCCTCGACGGTCTCCCACGCGACCGGATGCACATGAGCGCCGAATTGCCCGGCCAGCGCACGGGCGCGCTCGATGGTCCGGTTGGCCAGATGCACGCTCTTGATGCCGCGCTCGAGCAGGCCGAACACCACCGCGCGTGACGAGCCGCCGGCGCCCAGCACCAGCGCTTCCTCGGCACGGTCCCATCCGGGCGCGCAGGCGTCGAGATTGTTGATGAAGCCCTCGATGTCGGTGTTGGTCGAGCGCAACTCGCCGCCCTCGTACCACAGCGTATTGGCCGCGCCGACGGCACTGGCGCGCTCGTCCGGCTTCGACAGCGCCAGCGCGCGCTCCTTGTGCGGAATGGTGACGTTGGCGCCGACGAAGCCGTGGGTCGAGAGGTGCAGCACGAATTCGGCAAAGCCTTCGGGCGGGATCGCCTCGATGCTGTAGCCGCCCTCGATGCCGAGCGAGCGCAGCCAGTAATGATGAATCAGCGGCGAACGCGAATGCGCCGCCGGCCATCCGATCAGGCATGCGGCGGGGGGTTTGGTCACGGACAGATCTCCTTGTCATACCCGGCCAAAAGCGCGAAGCGCGCCTTCGCGCGAGACGTGCTTCGCACTTTTGCCCGGCCATGACGATCAATTTATCTTCCGCTTGCTGCTGTCAAGAACGCGACCAGAAACAACTCCTACGCCGCGACGCCGTGCGCGGCGATGATCTGGTCGGCGGCGCGGCCGGTGACTTCGGCCATGCGGTCGAAAGCCCTCGTGAAACTGCCGGCGCCGGCGGTCGCCGACCGCAGCTCCACGATCAGTTCGCCGATTTCGGCCTCCGGCATCATGGCGCGGACGCGGTCCCATCCCGGCCAGCCGTCGCGGGTGTCGAAGCCGAGAATCTGCCCGCGCCGTCCCGACAGGATGGCGTTGATCCTGGCGGTGGCGTCGGTCGGACAGACGATCTCGACCACATGAATCGGCTCCAGCAGCACCGGCTGGCACTGCGGCAGCGCCTCTGAGACGCCGATCCGCGCCGCGGTGCGGAAAGCGAGATCGGAGGAGTCGACGCTGTGGTAGGAGCCGTCGGTCAGCGTCACCTGGACGTCGATCACGGGAAAGCCGAGCGGCCCGCGCAGCAGCCCGTCGACTACGCCCTCTTCCACCGCGCCAATATAATTTCGCGGCACCGCGCCGCCGACCACACGTTCATGAAACTCGAAGCCGCCGCCGCGCGGCATCGGCTTGATCTCCAGCACCACGTCGCCGAACTGGCCGTGGCCGCCGGACTGCTTCTTGTGCCGGCCGCGCTGGGTGATCGATTTGCGGATGGTCTCCTGATAGCCGATCGAAGGCGGCTGCGATTTGACGTTGACGCCGAAGCGCTCGCGCAGCCGCTCCAGCGCCACCCGCAAATGCATCTCGCCCTGCCCCCACAAGACGATGTCGTGGGTGCGCGGATTGTGAATCATCGTCAGCGAAGGATCCTCCTCGTTGAGCCGCAGCAATGCCTGGCCGAGCTTGACGTCGTCCTTGCGGTCGGTGGCCGACAAAGACAACGCCAGCACCGGCGGCGTCGGCTCGACGCTCACCAGCGCTTTCGGCGCGGTCTTGCCGCTCGACAGCGTGTCGCCGGTCTTGATGGTGTCGAGCTTGCCGAGCGCCACGGTGTCGCCGGCGTTGGCGGAGGCGCGCTTGCTGTCGTGCGCGCCGTTGACGGAAAGAATTCCGGAGACCCGGCCGGTCTCGCCCGATGACGATTGCAGCGTGGCGCCGTCGTCGAGATGTCCGGCGAGGATGCGCGCCAGCGACAGCTTGCCGCCGTGCTGCAGATGCAGGGTCTTGAACACATAGGCCAATGCGTCCTTCGCCGAAGCCGCGCCGAGCCGTTTGGCGGTGTCGGCGACCCCGGGCGACTCATGGCGCAACGCCTTCATCAGCCGCAGCACGCCGTTCTCGCGGAGCGCAGAACCGAGCAGCACCGGACAGATCAGGCCTTCGCGCAATTCGCGGGCGAGATCGTCGAAGATGGCATCGCGCGGCGGCGTAATGTCCTCGAGCAGTTGCTCCATCAGCGCGTCGTCGTGATCGGCGAGCTTTTCCAGCATCGAGAAGCGGGCTTCCTTCTCGCGGTCGAGGTCGCCGCCTTGCAGCGCCACCACTTCGGACGCCTTGTGTTCGCGGTAGACGAAGGCGCGTTCCAGCGCGAGGTCGACGAAGCCCGCGATCAGGTCGCCGTTCCAGATCGGAATCTGCCGCAGCACCAGCGGGATCCTTGAGGCCGGCTGCAGGGTCGCCAGCGTCTCGCGGATGCGCTTGTTGGCGCGGTCGATCTTGTTGAGAAACAAAAAGCGCGGAATGCCGAGATCCTCGAGTTCGCGCAGGATGATCTGAAGCTGCGGCAGCTTCTTCTCGTCCGCCTCGCAGACCACGACAGCGGCATCGACCGCCGGGATCGCGGCGCGCATGTCGTGCGCGAATTCGATCGAACCGGGACAAT
The sequence above is drawn from the Bradyrhizobium sediminis genome and encodes:
- a CDS encoding alpha-hydroxy acid oxidase: MKHITCIEDLRQVHMRKVPKAFFDYADRGSYSEDTLRANVDDLQQIKFRQRILVDVSKRDLSTTILGEPAALPLILAPVGLTGMQYGDGEIHACRAAQAAGIPYTLSTMSICSIEDVAANVDKPFWFQLYVMKDRGFIKALIERAIAAKCSALVLTVDLQVIGQRHADIKNGMTVPPEWSLSKLVDFATKPAWVAGVLRGKRRTFGNLVGHLKGTDDITALGTWIATQFDTTLNWKDVEWIRSIWPGKLILKGILDVEDAEEAAKTGAQALVVSNHGGRQLDGAPSSIEVLPEVVDAVGTQMEILFDGGIRSGQDVMRALALGAKSCMIGRAYIHGLGAYGGPGVAKALDIIRNELSVTMGLCGVNTIAEIDDHVLAI
- a CDS encoding shikimate dehydrogenase, translated to MTKPPAACLIGWPAAHSRSPLIHHYWLRSLGIEGGYSIEAIPPEGFAEFVLHLSTHGFVGANVTIPHKERALALSKPDERASAVGAANTLWYEGGELRSTNTDIEGFINNLDACAPGWDRAEEALVLGAGGSSRAVVFGLLERGIKSVHLANRTIERARALAGQFGAHVHPVAWETVEELLPRAGLLVNTTSLGMHGQPPLEIDVGLLPDNAVVADLVYVPLETPLLAAARARGLKVADGLGMLLHQAVRGFELWFGQRPKVTPELRELVEADLMPTSGTTG
- a CDS encoding elongation factor G, with amino-acid sequence MGQDVRSPRGPRCIALVGPFQSGKTTLLEAILARTGAIRNAGSVDAGTSVGDASPEARRHKMGTGLTAATTDFMGDSYTFLDCPGSIEFAHDMRAAIPAVDAAVVVCEADEKKLPQLQIILRELEDLGIPRFLFLNKIDRANKRIRETLATLQPASRIPLVLRQIPIWNGDLIAGFVDLALERAFVYREHKASEVVALQGGDLDREKEARFSMLEKLADHDDALMEQLLEDITPPRDAIFDDLARELREGLICPVLLGSALRENGVLRLMKALRHESPGVADTAKRLGAASAKDALAYVFKTLHLQHGGKLSLARILAGHLDDGATLQSSSGETGRVSGILSVNGAHDSKRASANAGDTVALGKLDTIKTGDTLSSGKTAPKALVSVEPTPPVLALSLSATDRKDDVKLGQALLRLNEEDPSLTMIHNPRTHDIVLWGQGEMHLRVALERLRERFGVNVKSQPPSIGYQETIRKSITQRGRHKKQSGGHGQFGDVVLEIKPMPRGGGFEFHERVVGGAVPRNYIGAVEEGVVDGLLRGPLGFPVIDVQVTLTDGSYHSVDSSDLAFRTAARIGVSEALPQCQPVLLEPIHVVEIVCPTDATARINAILSGRRGQILGFDTRDGWPGWDRVRAMMPEAEIGELIVELRSATAGAGSFTRAFDRMAEVTGRAADQIIAAHGVAA